From a single Dehalococcoidia bacterium genomic region:
- a CDS encoding glucose 1-dehydrogenase, with the protein MRLENRVALITGAAHGVKGELMGFGGASAWLFAEEGAKVMLTDIDVESGERTVAQLRDAGHDVMFRRLDVTDESEWQEAIEATVSAYGSLNILVNNAGTGGRPTVEETTEEIWQGQMDVHGKGVFLGTKHAIPHMRAAGGGSIINISSIYGIVGSIGSTAYHAAKGASRIFTKSAAIQLARDGIRVNSVHPGFMLTPMTRPGAEEEGRLNFMLERIPMGRMGDAMEIARGILFLASDESSYMTGSELVIDGGMTAQ; encoded by the coding sequence ATGAGGCTTGAGAACAGGGTCGCGCTTATCACTGGTGCCGCTCATGGTGTGAAGGGCGAGCTCATGGGCTTCGGCGGCGCGTCGGCGTGGCTGTTCGCCGAAGAGGGCGCCAAGGTCATGCTGACTGACATCGACGTAGAGTCTGGGGAACGAACTGTCGCCCAACTGCGCGATGCCGGTCACGACGTGATGTTCAGACGCCTTGACGTCACTGACGAGAGCGAGTGGCAGGAGGCAATAGAGGCGACCGTCTCTGCCTATGGCAGCCTCAATATCCTCGTAAACAATGCCGGGACGGGTGGCCGTCCAACTGTGGAAGAGACCACTGAGGAAATATGGCAGGGACAGATGGACGTTCACGGCAAGGGCGTCTTCCTGGGCACCAAGCACGCTATTCCTCACATGCGGGCCGCGGGTGGGGGATCGATCATCAACATCTCATCCATCTACGGCATCGTCGGCAGCATTGGGTCCACGGCGTACCACGCAGCTAAGGGAGCATCCCGTATCTTCACCAAGTCGGCCGCGATTCAGCTTGCCAGGGACGGGATCAGGGTGAACTCGGTCCATCCGGGATTCATGCTAACCCCGATGACGCGACCGGGTGCAGAAGAAGAGGGGCGGCTTAACTTCATGCTAGAGCGCATCCCGATGGGCAGGATGGGTGACGCAATGGAGATCGCACGGGGTATCCTCTTCCTGGCATCGGATGAGTCGTCATACATGACGGGTTCCGAGTTGGTCATAGACGGAGGCATGACGGCGCAGTAG
- a CDS encoding alpha/beta hydrolase encodes MRTKTLLRLALIVTVGAALGVLVRQMSILDRIMVYFPERAISATPAEVGLEYSDVYLTTSDGVRIHGWHVPGESRTTLLWLHGNAGNIGNRVDNIAVLNRFTGLSVMIIDYRGYGLSQGSPSERGLYLDAEAALEYLTSEIGLDPEQDIVLFGRSLGVGVASEMATRHPVRCVILESGFTSVMGMAKATHPDWLVYALTPLMDARYDTLSKMGLIKSPVMIVHGEQDGIVPFGMAHELYEAASEPKRLYAVWGAMHNDVYKRGGRAYYQALNEFIAGPAPE; translated from the coding sequence ATGCGAACGAAGACACTGCTCCGGCTCGCCTTGATCGTGACAGTCGGGGCGGCACTTGGAGTCCTGGTGCGCCAGATGTCCATCCTCGACCGAATCATGGTGTACTTCCCCGAGCGCGCCATCTCGGCAACCCCTGCCGAAGTCGGCCTCGAGTACAGCGATGTCTACCTGACAACAAGTGATGGCGTCCGAATTCACGGCTGGCACGTGCCGGGTGAGTCCAGAACGACACTGCTGTGGCTGCATGGAAACGCCGGGAACATCGGCAATAGGGTGGACAACATCGCAGTCCTCAATCGGTTTACTGGCCTAAGTGTGATGATCATCGACTACAGGGGTTACGGGCTAAGCCAGGGCAGTCCGTCGGAGAGGGGACTCTACCTCGATGCAGAGGCCGCCCTCGAGTACCTAACTTCGGAAATCGGGCTCGATCCCGAGCAGGATATCGTGCTCTTCGGACGCTCACTCGGAGTTGGCGTGGCGTCGGAGATGGCCACACGGCACCCCGTCAGATGCGTGATACTAGAATCCGGGTTTACTTCGGTCATGGGAATGGCAAAGGCAACACATCCCGACTGGCTCGTGTACGCACTCACTCCCCTAATGGACGCAAGGTACGACACCCTGTCCAAGATGGGCCTCATAAAATCGCCTGTAATGATAGTCCACGGGGAACAGGACGGAATCGTCCCATTTGGAATGGCCCATGAACTATACGAGGCTGCAAGCGAACCAAAGCGTCTGTACGCTGTTTGGGGAGCTATGCACAACGACGTCTACAAACGAGGCGGCAGAGCCTACTACCAGGCCTTGAATGAATTCATCGCAGGTCCGGCTCCCGAGTAG
- a CDS encoding ABC transporter ATP-binding protein, whose product MQASPVVEVNELSFSYGTNQVLNGLSLSVKEGEIFGVLGANGSGKTTLMRIMVGLLSRDGGTLEVYGESPSPQQAGQVGYMPQLNALYQELSVRENVDFFARMYGMSDRGSRAQSVADAIELVGLTSQIGEPVLKLSGGMRQRVSLAITLVHRPSLLLLDEPTVGLDPDLRVMFWEHFRRMAESGTTIIISSHTMDDAAHCDRLAFLRDGRVIALDTPSALRAASGRPDDSLEDAFIHFLRMSDD is encoded by the coding sequence ATGCAGGCCTCTCCCGTTGTCGAAGTAAATGAACTCTCCTTCAGCTACGGCACGAACCAGGTCTTAAACGGCCTGTCACTGTCAGTGAAGGAGGGTGAGATCTTTGGCGTGCTTGGCGCCAATGGCTCTGGCAAGACAACCCTCATGCGAATAATGGTCGGCCTTCTCAGTCGAGACGGCGGCACACTCGAAGTCTATGGTGAGTCTCCCTCTCCCCAGCAGGCAGGCCAAGTCGGTTACATGCCCCAGCTCAACGCGCTCTACCAGGAGCTCTCAGTAAGGGAAAACGTCGACTTCTTCGCACGTATGTATGGCATGTCGGACCGCGGCTCCCGTGCACAGTCCGTGGCGGACGCGATAGAACTTGTGGGCCTCACTTCCCAGATTGGAGAGCCAGTCCTGAAACTCAGCGGCGGCATGCGCCAGCGCGTCAGCCTGGCAATCACTTTGGTCCACAGGCCGTCGTTGCTGCTTCTGGACGAACCAACCGTTGGGCTAGATCCAGACCTCAGGGTTATGTTCTGGGAACACTTCAGAAGAATGGCTGAGTCAGGCACCACGATAATCATATCCAGCCATACGATGGACGATGCTGCACACTGCGACCGCCTCGCGTTTCTCAGAGACGGTAGAGTCATCGCTCTTGATACGCCTTCGGCACTGAGGGCGGCAAGCGGACGGCCAGATGATTCCCTGGAGGATGCGTTCATACACTTCCTTCGGATGTCGGACGACTGA
- a CDS encoding ABC transporter permease: MSTDRVLAITERIIRQILRDRRSIGLLIIGPLIVMSLVGFSLYDQRTILDRVAPGLLAVFALFFTFILTGVGFLRERAQGTLERLQTTLVGSFDIMLGYMLGFLIFAIVQTIVIFTFTVFALRIDYSGSLWEIGVVLFLVVTVAVSLGIFISSFASNEFQVVQFIPIVLAPQIFLSGVIIPVDQMPQLFEWLSLVLPLTYAVEALREIMLRGTDLAALWGNLVALAVFSLALLAAAVATLRR, translated from the coding sequence ATGTCCACCGACCGCGTCCTTGCCATAACCGAACGGATCATCCGCCAGATCCTGCGTGACAGACGCTCAATCGGACTGCTGATAATCGGACCGCTTATCGTTATGTCCCTGGTCGGCTTCAGCCTGTACGACCAGCGAACTATACTCGACCGTGTTGCCCCCGGACTGCTTGCCGTCTTCGCTCTCTTCTTTACGTTCATACTGACCGGCGTTGGATTCCTGAGAGAACGGGCACAGGGAACACTCGAACGCCTCCAGACCACCCTGGTCGGCAGCTTCGACATCATGCTCGGATACATGCTGGGCTTCCTGATCTTCGCCATTGTGCAGACCATCGTAATATTCACGTTCACGGTCTTCGCACTACGAATAGACTACAGCGGCAGCCTGTGGGAGATCGGAGTCGTCCTATTCCTTGTAGTGACCGTTGCCGTCAGTTTGGGCATCTTCATATCCAGCTTTGCCAGCAACGAATTCCAGGTCGTCCAGTTCATCCCGATAGTTCTCGCGCCCCAGATTTTCCTGTCCGGCGTCATCATCCCTGTCGACCAGATGCCGCAGCTCTTCGAGTGGCTGTCTCTTGTGCTGCCCCTTACCTACGCTGTCGAGGCACTGCGCGAGATCATGCTGCGCGGGACTGACCTTGCTGCGCTGTGGGGAAATCTGGTCGCTCTTGCCGTCTTCTCATTGGCGCTCCTTGCCGCTGCGGTAGCAACGCTGAGGCGCTAG
- a CDS encoding LLM class flavin-dependent oxidoreductase yields the protein MIKNFSVLYVGNIDLEDVGADGTPADQRRYTNDRLMESLDTASQVAGLMDDLGFHTLWMAEHHFQREGYECIPNIILLGTHLASRTRTLKFGCAFNIVPMWHPLRLAEDYAMADILTDGRIVFGVGRGYHSREVETFGAPVIDNDANRAYFEEQMEVLFKAFNEDSFTHQGEHFTIPPEVEYRGYDLKDVTLVPRPKHLPVEMWQPIVSGRTIDFIARNRINGVVGLTGETLVKGIFEQYQDANARHGRELELGENLALEFGFYIADNQEEAMNKLRPYHDERYKWFAPFGFVRYADEHGRVWGTPGAPARTPFIEDGVEQKAWICGPPEDFVGFLRDLENKYPGLEHVILHWAEGMPRAEFMEQLQLFASEVMPAFRS from the coding sequence TTGATTAAGAACTTCTCAGTGCTCTATGTCGGAAACATCGACCTGGAGGACGTCGGAGCAGACGGCACTCCTGCCGACCAGCGACGCTATACGAACGACAGGCTAATGGAGAGCCTGGATACGGCCTCGCAGGTTGCAGGGTTGATGGACGACCTTGGATTTCACACCCTGTGGATGGCGGAACACCACTTTCAGCGCGAAGGCTACGAGTGTATCCCAAACATCATCCTGCTGGGCACACATCTCGCCTCGCGCACCAGGACGCTCAAATTCGGCTGCGCCTTCAACATCGTGCCGATGTGGCATCCGCTGAGGCTGGCTGAGGACTATGCGATGGCGGACATACTGACCGACGGGCGAATCGTATTCGGCGTTGGCCGCGGCTATCACAGCCGTGAGGTAGAGACTTTCGGGGCTCCTGTCATCGACAACGACGCAAACCGCGCCTACTTTGAAGAACAGATGGAAGTGCTGTTCAAGGCGTTCAACGAGGATTCATTCACGCATCAGGGTGAGCACTTCACTATCCCGCCAGAGGTCGAATATCGAGGCTACGATCTCAAGGACGTGACTCTGGTTCCTCGGCCAAAGCACCTGCCTGTCGAGATGTGGCAGCCGATAGTCAGCGGGCGGACTATCGATTTCATCGCCAGGAACAGAATCAATGGAGTCGTCGGACTAACCGGTGAGACCCTCGTAAAGGGCATCTTCGAGCAGTACCAGGACGCCAATGCTAGGCATGGCCGGGAACTCGAGCTTGGAGAGAATCTTGCTCTCGAGTTTGGCTTCTACATTGCCGATAATCAGGAAGAGGCAATGAACAAGCTCAGGCCCTATCACGACGAACGCTATAAGTGGTTCGCGCCATTCGGATTCGTTCGCTACGCGGACGAACACGGCAGGGTCTGGGGAACTCCAGGCGCTCCGGCTCGCACTCCGTTCATAGAAGATGGCGTGGAACAGAAGGCATGGATATGTGGCCCTCCAGAAGACTTCGTCGGCTTCCTACGGGACTTGGAGAACAAGTACCCCGGGCTGGAGCACGTCATCCTGCACTGGGCAGAGGGGATGCCACGCGCTGAGTTCATGGAACAGCTCCAACTGTTTGCCTCCGAAGTTATGCCCGCTTTCAGAAGTTAG
- a CDS encoding LLM class F420-dependent oxidoreductase, which yields MDFGFGVPSRGPLASLENIVALAQKGEDLGFDIITVSDHIVVPNDIDSIYPYSETGEFTSSQSGEYMEQLTTVAYLAGLTSRIKLLTSVMVLPHRSPVLTAKMLATIDVLSEGRLIVGCGVGWMEEEFDAIGAPPYAERGAVGNEYLRIFKELWTSDDPSYEGDYASFSNIAFAPKPVQQPHPPLWIGGESPPALRRAGQLGDAWYPICSNPNFPVGTLEQFADYKARVLRNAERAGRDPLELDFAYSVNWYDDTQEQTADGERRILTGSPTQIAADIDALEELGVNHLMLGFQGANLDETFDQLTRFTDDIRPLTANS from the coding sequence ATGGATTTCGGATTCGGCGTTCCCAGCCGCGGCCCCTTAGCCTCTCTTGAGAACATAGTAGCTCTCGCCCAGAAGGGAGAGGATCTGGGCTTTGACATAATCACTGTCAGCGACCACATCGTCGTACCCAACGACATTGATTCGATCTACCCATACAGCGAGACTGGAGAGTTCACAAGCTCTCAGTCCGGCGAGTACATGGAGCAGCTCACGACTGTCGCATATCTCGCAGGATTGACCTCCAGGATCAAGCTACTGACCTCCGTGATGGTTCTGCCACATCGCAGTCCCGTACTCACGGCCAAGATGCTTGCGACAATCGACGTACTTTCCGAGGGCCGGCTGATAGTCGGCTGCGGAGTTGGGTGGATGGAGGAAGAGTTCGACGCTATTGGTGCACCTCCATACGCTGAGCGCGGGGCGGTGGGTAACGAGTACCTGAGAATCTTCAAGGAGCTCTGGACCAGTGACGATCCGTCATACGAAGGCGACTACGCAAGCTTCTCCAACATCGCATTCGCCCCTAAGCCCGTCCAGCAGCCACATCCCCCTCTCTGGATCGGCGGCGAGAGCCCGCCTGCGCTGCGTCGCGCCGGTCAGCTTGGGGATGCCTGGTACCCCATTTGCAGCAACCCGAATTTCCCTGTCGGCACCCTGGAGCAGTTCGCAGACTACAAGGCGCGAGTCCTCCGTAATGCCGAGCGGGCAGGGCGCGATCCCTTGGAACTGGACTTCGCCTATAGCGTCAACTGGTACGACGACACCCAGGAGCAGACCGCCGATGGCGAGCGCCGTATCTTGACTGGCTCCCCTACCCAGATCGCGGCCGACATTGATGCCCTGGAAGAACTCGGAGTCAATCACCTCATGCTCGGATTCCAGGGGGCCAATCTGGATGAGACATTTGATCAGCTCACCCGGTTCACAGACGACATCCGACCCCTAACTGCCAACAGCTAA
- a CDS encoding amidohydrolase family protein, with amino-acid sequence MVTDFHTHIVPPWLIHERQPWTNRDATFRELFSDPRARLATAEDLIAAMDEDGVDRSVVMGYGWTDIDLARRCNDYIAEAVRSHPTRLIGFGSVNPYWGVNAARELERCALLGLRGLGELHPDTQGFDLGDADTMRPILEVANEHSFAVTTHSSEPVGHQYQGKGRTTPDVLMRFIENARAYPNVKIVCAHWGGGLPFYALMPEVQVALRNVWFDTAASPFLYDASVYETVSALVGTEKVLLGSDYPLIRFGRLARQVEEAGFKVTDFSTPGPL; translated from the coding sequence TTGGTCACCGACTTCCACACCCACATCGTTCCACCGTGGCTGATACATGAGCGTCAGCCATGGACGAACCGGGACGCCACATTTCGCGAGTTATTCTCAGATCCCAGGGCGAGATTGGCGACTGCTGAAGACCTGATCGCGGCGATGGACGAGGACGGCGTCGACCGGTCTGTGGTCATGGGGTACGGATGGACTGACATCGACCTTGCTCGCCGGTGCAACGACTACATTGCTGAGGCCGTAAGATCGCACCCTACCCGCCTCATCGGGTTTGGATCGGTCAACCCATACTGGGGAGTCAATGCAGCACGTGAGTTGGAACGCTGCGCTCTACTGGGACTCAGAGGTCTGGGTGAGCTGCATCCGGACACCCAGGGCTTTGACCTTGGCGACGCCGACACAATGCGGCCAATCCTGGAAGTGGCCAACGAGCACAGCTTTGCCGTCACGACTCACTCATCGGAGCCGGTTGGACACCAGTATCAAGGCAAGGGTCGGACAACACCAGATGTGCTGATGCGGTTCATCGAGAATGCCCGCGCTTATCCGAACGTAAAGATCGTCTGCGCTCACTGGGGTGGTGGCCTTCCCTTTTATGCACTTATGCCGGAAGTCCAAGTGGCACTCCGAAATGTGTGGTTCGACACTGCGGCGTCTCCGTTCCTATATGACGCCAGCGTTTACGAGACAGTCTCAGCACTAGTAGGGACTGAAAAGGTGCTGCTCGGCAGCGACTACCCGCTGATTAGATTTGGCCGTTTGGCGAGGCAAGTAGAGGAGGCTGGGTTCAAGGTGACCGACTTCAGCACGCCGGGACCGCTCTAA
- a CDS encoding DsbA family protein — protein sequence MWLDQVKQEYGDNLQINWRHFSLEQINSRNDADWKVWEQMDVREARALLASVAGEAAKRQGNPEAFDKFHLALLTARHAGDRMPLNEDEPLIALAEHAGLDVEQFKKDLDDPDVLATVAADHEEATTQENAIFGTPTFLFENGHTAYMKTFIPPEGEAVEVFDSFVSLFGGRTYIGEIKSPQPPWPKGAVD from the coding sequence GTGTGGCTGGATCAGGTCAAGCAGGAGTACGGAGACAATCTGCAGATCAACTGGCGGCACTTCTCGCTAGAGCAGATCAACAGCAGGAATGACGCAGACTGGAAGGTCTGGGAACAGATGGATGTTCGAGAAGCACGGGCACTCTTGGCCTCGGTTGCTGGAGAGGCAGCCAAGAGGCAGGGTAACCCCGAGGCTTTTGATAAATTCCATCTCGCCCTGCTGACTGCCAGGCACGCAGGCGACCGAATGCCGCTAAATGAGGACGAGCCGCTGATCGCCTTGGCTGAGCATGCTGGTCTTGACGTCGAGCAGTTCAAGAAGGACCTCGACGATCCCGACGTGCTTGCAACAGTGGCGGCAGACCACGAGGAAGCCACCACGCAGGAGAACGCCATCTTCGGTACGCCGACGTTCCTGTTCGAGAACGGACACACCGCCTACATGAAGACGTTCATTCCGCCTGAAGGCGAGGCAGTGGAGGTCTTCGATAGCTTCGTGTCGTTGTTCGGAGGCAGGACGTATATCGGTGAGATCAAGAGCCCTCAGCCACCCTGGCCGAAGGGCGCAGTAGACTAG
- a CDS encoding zinc-binding dehydrogenase: MKAVYMTEHGDTDVLQYGDMPEPEIGPNEVKVRVHAASLNRLDVYTRAGVRGTRIRNFDSPHILGGDAAGEIAEIGSQVRGREIGQRVLVNPRMTCNQCRWCSSGEDEFCENSGMLGSSRRGSYAEYVAVPATSAVPIPDGISFKEAATLPTVYLPCWSILVRRGALKSWETALILSASAGVGTAGIQVAKNVIGATVVTTTSTEEKAAQASELGADHVINYSNEDIAERVREITGGRGVDVVLDHVGAEFWPAATRSLAMGGRYGICGVTTGYRAELQMGAMFTRYQTVFGVFMGRKEDMRQIVQMAGRGTIRGIIHQTFPLEEAARAHEAMEGLNFFGKLVLTM, from the coding sequence ATGAAAGCTGTCTACATGACCGAGCACGGGGACACTGATGTCCTCCAGTATGGCGACATGCCTGAGCCTGAGATCGGACCAAATGAAGTCAAGGTGCGAGTCCATGCCGCATCGCTTAACCGGCTCGATGTCTACACCAGAGCCGGGGTCCGGGGAACTCGCATTCGTAACTTCGACAGCCCACACATTCTCGGCGGCGATGCCGCCGGAGAAATTGCTGAAATTGGCAGCCAGGTACGAGGCAGAGAAATCGGGCAGAGGGTCCTGGTCAATCCTCGCATGACCTGCAATCAGTGCCGGTGGTGCTCCTCTGGAGAGGATGAGTTTTGCGAAAACTCCGGCATGCTGGGTTCGTCTCGCAGGGGAAGCTACGCCGAATATGTGGCCGTCCCTGCTACCAGTGCCGTGCCCATTCCCGACGGAATCTCCTTCAAGGAGGCAGCCACACTCCCCACTGTCTACCTGCCCTGCTGGTCCATACTCGTGCGTAGAGGCGCTCTGAAGTCGTGGGAGACTGCGCTAATTCTCTCAGCATCGGCGGGCGTAGGAACTGCCGGAATCCAGGTTGCGAAGAACGTGATTGGGGCCACGGTCGTCACTACCACCAGCACCGAAGAGAAGGCGGCCCAGGCGTCGGAATTGGGAGCCGATCACGTCATCAACTACTCGAATGAGGACATTGCCGAGCGTGTGCGTGAGATTACCGGAGGGCGTGGCGTCGACGTAGTTCTGGACCATGTGGGAGCAGAGTTCTGGCCCGCTGCAACCCGTTCACTGGCCATGGGTGGACGTTATGGCATCTGCGGTGTGACGACCGGATACCGAGCGGAGCTCCAAATGGGGGCGATGTTCACCCGATACCAGACGGTTTTCGGTGTGTTCATGGGACGCAAAGAAGACATGCGTCAGATCGTTCAGATGGCTGGCAGGGGGACGATACGCGGAATCATCCACCAGACATTCCCGCTGGAAGAGGCCGCCAGGGCTCACGAAGCTATGGAAGGCCTGAACTTCTTCGGCAAGCTCGTGCTGACTATGTGA
- a CDS encoding class I SAM-dependent methyltransferase has product MEHRLNTQWTDAAEDWIQQDQSVRTGMLDSWMLKALGDLSNARVVDIGCGEGRFSRLLAGLGASVTGVDLTEPFIERARSLAVGNDTYVLGDAENLEGIASNSYDLAVLYIVLVDLLDYKAAIEAANRVLKPGGKLVICNVHPMRTSVPYGWIIQGGRKLFYALDNYTDEGPREFDWWGKNFINMHRTLSSYMSAFLEAGFVLEQLDEPVPSEEQLAENPGFDDEYRAPNFIIYVLRKPGT; this is encoded by the coding sequence TTGGAGCACAGACTGAATACCCAGTGGACTGACGCTGCTGAGGACTGGATCCAGCAAGACCAGTCCGTGCGCACAGGGATGCTGGACTCATGGATGCTGAAGGCACTGGGAGATTTATCCAACGCGCGCGTGGTTGACATAGGTTGCGGTGAGGGCCGCTTCTCACGGCTGCTGGCCGGACTCGGTGCGAGTGTAACCGGAGTCGACCTCACTGAACCGTTCATCGAAAGGGCCAGGAGCCTCGCCGTCGGCAATGACACCTACGTTCTAGGCGACGCTGAGAACCTAGAAGGCATTGCATCGAACAGCTACGATCTTGCTGTTCTATACATAGTTCTTGTTGATCTGTTGGACTATAAGGCGGCCATTGAGGCTGCAAACCGGGTACTCAAACCGGGGGGCAAACTCGTTATCTGCAACGTCCATCCCATGCGGACCTCAGTGCCTTACGGATGGATAATCCAGGGAGGACGTAAGCTCTTTTACGCCCTCGACAATTACACCGACGAGGGGCCTCGGGAATTCGACTGGTGGGGGAAGAACTTCATCAACATGCATCGTACATTGTCCAGCTACATGTCAGCTTTTCTGGAAGCTGGCTTCGTTCTGGAACAACTGGACGAACCAGTTCCCTCTGAGGAGCAACTCGCCGAGAATCCTGGTTTTGACGACGAGTACCGTGCTCCCAACTTCATCATTTACGTACTGAGAAAACCAGGAACCTAA
- a CDS encoding MFS transporter — MARVVRRLNYAHVILAVGFAVLFFGTGTRYVFGLVLVPMTEELDLSRSTHSSALLVFMLVSAAAMPFIGRMIDRHSIKAVMAVGAVLSASAIALMGAVNSAWQLFAIYGLLYAVGFAATSVAPVSVLMSRWFPNNTGLASSAAITGNGTGQLVIIALLTSFLSDIGWRRAYFILGMANAAVVIPLVLLFVRSGQALTADRPDSGVADEGSSSIREVLKARDFWLVTIMYTVCGYIVAFAQDRGVGDFLSGNILAFMGLAALIGVLLSGGLADKHGACRPTLLCFALRIGLFGYIVFMQDAVSIAAVALVYGFTFTMTAPLTVVFAGNIFGRARLGSVSGLINMVHQVAGGLGALVGALIFDATGSYTGAFVLMFAFSVLAAVSTAMIRERPYTGSLRAVPAC; from the coding sequence ATGGCCCGTGTCGTCCGCAGGTTAAATTACGCCCACGTCATTCTCGCCGTGGGCTTCGCCGTCCTCTTCTTTGGCACTGGGACTCGCTATGTATTCGGCCTGGTTCTCGTACCTATGACGGAGGAGCTGGATCTGAGCAGATCTACCCACTCTTCGGCCCTTCTGGTTTTCATGCTTGTGTCCGCCGCTGCTATGCCATTCATTGGCAGGATGATCGATAGACACAGTATCAAGGCAGTCATGGCCGTTGGAGCAGTCCTCAGCGCCTCGGCTATCGCGCTCATGGGTGCAGTCAACTCCGCATGGCAACTCTTCGCCATATACGGTCTGCTCTATGCCGTGGGATTCGCAGCTACCTCCGTGGCGCCGGTTAGCGTGTTAATGAGCAGGTGGTTTCCCAACAACACAGGACTGGCTTCGAGCGCCGCCATTACCGGGAATGGCACAGGTCAACTGGTCATCATCGCGTTGCTCACTTCGTTCCTGTCCGACATCGGGTGGAGGCGGGCATACTTCATTCTAGGAATGGCCAATGCCGCAGTAGTCATCCCCTTGGTGCTGCTCTTCGTCCGATCAGGTCAGGCGCTGACTGCCGACAGACCTGACTCCGGAGTTGCTGACGAAGGGAGTTCGTCAATACGGGAAGTACTGAAGGCCCGTGACTTCTGGCTTGTGACGATCATGTACACCGTCTGCGGATACATAGTCGCTTTCGCCCAGGACAGGGGAGTGGGCGATTTCCTGTCAGGCAACATTCTGGCATTCATGGGGCTGGCTGCACTGATTGGAGTCCTGCTCTCGGGTGGCCTGGCCGACAAACATGGGGCGTGTCGACCAACGCTGCTGTGCTTCGCATTGAGGATCGGCCTGTTTGGATACATCGTCTTCATGCAGGACGCAGTCAGCATCGCCGCAGTCGCGCTCGTCTACGGATTTACTTTCACTATGACTGCCCCGCTCACAGTGGTGTTCGCGGGCAACATATTCGGGAGGGCCAGGCTCGGAAGCGTCAGTGGACTGATAAACATGGTCCACCAGGTCGCTGGTGGTCTCGGAGCGCTGGTAGGGGCCCTGATATTCGACGCAACTGGCAGCTACACTGGCGCATTCGTTCTTATGTTCGCGTTCTCAGTGCTTGCAGCAGTCTCCACTGCGATGATCAGGGAGAGGCCGTACACTGGGTCCCTTAGAGCGGTCCCGGCGTGCTGA